One Cellulomonas sp. NS3 genomic region harbors:
- a CDS encoding metal ABC transporter ATP-binding protein, producing the protein MTGATGTTGTRVTTGAAGAASTPALAVRGLTVRYRDVLALDGVDLVVEAGRLTGLVGTNGSGKSTLLKAVMGIVRPDAGTVEVLGHDGAQARRRALLGYVPQAEDVDWTFPLSVRDVVAQGRYGRLGPLRRLRAGDRDAVDLALDRVGLSALADRQIGRLSGGQRKRAFVARCLAQEAQVLLLDEPFAGVDVSSQASVTALLRELVADGVSALVSTHDLAGLPALADDAVLLHRRVLVRGAPEVVLQPENLALAFGGTR; encoded by the coding sequence ATGACCGGCGCGACGGGCACGACCGGCACGAGGGTGACGACGGGCGCGGCCGGCGCGGCGTCGACCCCGGCGCTCGCGGTCCGCGGGCTCACCGTCCGCTACCGCGACGTGCTCGCGCTCGACGGTGTCGACCTCGTCGTCGAGGCGGGCCGGCTCACGGGTCTCGTCGGGACCAACGGCTCGGGCAAGTCGACCCTGCTCAAGGCGGTGATGGGCATCGTCCGCCCGGACGCCGGGACCGTCGAGGTGCTCGGCCACGACGGCGCGCAGGCGCGGCGCCGGGCGCTGCTCGGGTACGTCCCGCAGGCCGAGGACGTCGACTGGACGTTCCCGCTCTCGGTGCGCGACGTCGTCGCGCAGGGCCGGTACGGGCGCCTGGGGCCGCTGCGCCGCCTGCGCGCGGGCGACCGGGACGCCGTCGACCTCGCGCTCGACCGGGTCGGGCTGAGCGCGCTCGCGGACCGGCAGATCGGGCGGCTGTCGGGCGGTCAGCGCAAGCGCGCGTTCGTCGCGCGGTGCCTCGCGCAGGAGGCCCAGGTCCTGCTGCTCGACGAGCCGTTCGCGGGCGTCGACGTCTCGTCGCAGGCCTCCGTCACGGCGCTGCTGCGCGAGCTCGTCGCCGACGGGGTCTCCGCGCTCGTCTCGACGCACGACCTCGCCGGGCTGCCGGCGCTCGCGGACGACGCGGTCCTGCTGCACCGGCGCGTGCTCGTGCGCGGTGCCCCCGAGGTCGTCCTGCAGCCCGAGAACCTCGCCCTGGCCTTCGGAGGGACCCGATGA
- a CDS encoding metal ABC transporter substrate-binding protein gives MPNSRFRTATMRCAALLASAAALALSGCAPAGAGERAAAVAAPDDDRPVVLATFTVLADMARVVGGGHVRVESVTKVGAEIHGYEPTPDDLRRAQDADLVLDNGLGLEAWFDRFVDRVGAPHVTLTDGIATLPIASGAAEGHANPHAWMSPDAAATYVANIERALADLDPAHAADYRANATAYTERITALGERLRDELAGLEPERRALVTCEGAFSYLARDAGLAEASLWPVNAERQGTPQQVARAIDLVRDRDVPAVFCESTVSPTAQEQVARETGARLGGVLYVDSLSEPDGPVPTYLDLLEHDVHVIIEGLAGEEAS, from the coding sequence ATGCCGAACTCTCGGTTTCGCACGGCCACGATGCGATGCGCCGCGCTGCTCGCGAGCGCCGCAGCACTCGCGCTGAGCGGGTGCGCGCCCGCGGGTGCGGGGGAGCGCGCCGCAGCGGTCGCCGCGCCCGACGACGACCGCCCGGTCGTGCTCGCGACGTTCACGGTCCTCGCCGACATGGCGCGCGTCGTCGGCGGCGGGCACGTGCGCGTCGAGTCCGTCACCAAGGTCGGCGCCGAGATCCACGGCTACGAGCCGACGCCCGACGACCTGCGCCGCGCGCAGGACGCCGACCTCGTGCTGGACAACGGGCTCGGCCTCGAGGCGTGGTTCGACCGCTTCGTCGACCGCGTCGGCGCGCCCCACGTCACGCTGACCGACGGCATCGCCACGCTGCCGATCGCGAGCGGCGCCGCCGAGGGGCACGCCAACCCGCACGCCTGGATGTCGCCCGACGCCGCCGCGACCTACGTCGCCAACATCGAGCGCGCCCTCGCCGATCTCGACCCGGCGCACGCCGCCGACTACCGCGCGAACGCCACCGCCTACACCGAGCGGATCACCGCGCTGGGGGAGCGCCTGCGCGACGAGCTCGCCGGGCTCGAGCCCGAGCGACGCGCGCTCGTGACGTGCGAGGGCGCGTTCTCCTACCTCGCGCGCGACGCCGGGCTCGCCGAGGCGTCGCTGTGGCCGGTCAACGCCGAGCGGCAGGGCACGCCGCAGCAGGTCGCGCGCGCGATCGACCTCGTGCGCGACCGCGACGTCCCGGCGGTCTTCTGCGAGTCGACCGTGTCGCCGACCGCGCAGGAGCAGGTCGCACGGGAGACCGGGGCGCGGCTCGGCGGGGTGCTCTACGTCGACTCCCTCTCGGAGCCCGACGGCCCCGTCCCGACCTACCTCGACCTGCTCGAGCACGACGTCCACGTGATCATCGAGGGCCTGGCCGGCGAGGAGGCGTCATGA
- a CDS encoding metallophosphoesterase family protein, which translates to MTRPDPAAHLPADDAPAREDTAPRLPAWLRLGVPALLVLLGSLVFGVTTATADGSLGPHEARYDVTTDGTVTLDLGPLGTLEIDSPVPLGLGARVTVREIPSGVTAVDPATTLTALSSDLQGYLQFFAGPQATLQDAVRALVTDALWRTLGALAVVTVLVALGRLLLGHARREELAAALAPQARRLVAGGTVVVVGLGVLTASTGGGAHESQPVASAVFAGTPLEGARVTGRLGGVIDTYGSYAVEAYRSNTEFYARAEQSLDEAWAERSARIEAAHAEQAAFTVPDGAPATPSSPPAADAASVAPAQGAPASRDTPEASPSPSATPTRTGDAQDAQEDDEAAEPVVLVLVTDLHCNVGMAPVIRALVELSEADVLLDGGDTTIDGTAVEQYCVTTFARAAGGVPVVVSPGNHDSRETEAAYRKAGATVLGGEVVEVAGVRILGDRDPRETRIGAGTSRSSAESPSEARERLADVACEDERVDLLLIHTPPIGDAALERGCVPAQLSGHKHVRSGPEQVGAGIRFVSASTAGAAPGQPTVGPLRSTAELTVLRFDPDEARLLDYQLVQVGTDAAVSVGPRVAWPRPAPVSAAPDELADDAAADPAS; encoded by the coding sequence ATGACCCGGCCCGACCCCGCGGCGCACCTGCCCGCGGACGACGCGCCGGCGCGCGAGGACACCGCCCCCCGGCTGCCGGCCTGGCTGCGCCTCGGGGTGCCGGCGCTGCTCGTGCTGCTCGGGTCGCTCGTCTTCGGGGTCACGACGGCGACCGCCGACGGGAGCCTCGGGCCGCACGAGGCGCGCTACGACGTGACGACCGACGGCACGGTCACGCTCGACCTGGGCCCGCTCGGCACGCTCGAGATCGACTCCCCGGTGCCCCTCGGCCTGGGCGCGCGGGTGACGGTCCGGGAGATCCCGTCGGGCGTCACCGCGGTCGACCCGGCGACGACGCTGACCGCGCTGAGCAGCGACCTGCAGGGGTACCTGCAGTTCTTCGCGGGTCCGCAGGCGACGCTGCAGGACGCCGTGCGCGCCCTCGTGACCGACGCGCTGTGGCGCACCCTCGGGGCGCTCGCGGTGGTCACCGTGCTCGTCGCGCTCGGCCGCCTGCTGCTCGGTCACGCGCGCCGCGAGGAGCTCGCGGCGGCGCTCGCCCCGCAGGCGCGCCGGCTCGTCGCGGGCGGCACGGTCGTCGTGGTCGGGCTGGGGGTGCTGACGGCCAGCACCGGGGGCGGTGCGCACGAGTCGCAGCCCGTCGCGTCCGCGGTGTTCGCGGGCACCCCGCTCGAGGGCGCCCGGGTCACGGGCCGGCTGGGCGGGGTCATCGACACCTACGGCTCCTACGCGGTCGAGGCCTACCGCTCGAACACCGAGTTCTACGCGCGCGCCGAGCAGTCGCTCGACGAGGCGTGGGCCGAGCGCTCGGCGCGCATCGAGGCGGCGCACGCCGAGCAGGCCGCGTTCACGGTGCCGGACGGCGCCCCGGCGACGCCGTCGAGCCCCCCGGCGGCGGACGCCGCGTCCGTGGCCCCCGCGCAGGGCGCGCCTGCGAGCCGCGACACCCCGGAGGCGTCGCCGAGCCCGTCGGCCACCCCGACCCGGACCGGCGACGCCCAGGACGCGCAGGAGGACGACGAGGCCGCCGAGCCGGTCGTGCTCGTGCTGGTCACGGACCTGCACTGCAACGTCGGGATGGCCCCGGTGATCCGCGCGCTCGTCGAGCTCTCCGAGGCCGACGTGCTGCTCGACGGCGGCGACACGACCATCGACGGCACCGCTGTCGAGCAGTACTGCGTGACGACGTTCGCGCGGGCCGCGGGCGGCGTGCCGGTCGTGGTGTCGCCGGGCAACCACGACTCGCGCGAGACCGAGGCCGCGTACCGCAAGGCGGGCGCGACGGTCCTCGGCGGCGAGGTCGTCGAGGTCGCCGGCGTCCGCATCCTCGGCGACCGGGACCCGCGCGAGACCCGGATCGGCGCCGGCACCTCGCGGTCGAGCGCCGAGTCACCCAGCGAGGCGCGCGAGCGGCTCGCCGACGTCGCGTGCGAGGACGAGCGGGTCGACCTCCTGCTCATCCACACCCCGCCCATCGGGGACGCGGCGCTCGAGCGCGGCTGCGTGCCCGCCCAGCTCTCGGGGCACAAGCACGTGCGCTCCGGGCCCGAGCAGGTCGGGGCGGGGATCCGCTTCGTCAGCGCGAGCACCGCGGGCGCGGCCCCGGGCCAGCCCACGGTGGGTCCGCTGCGCAGCACCGCCGAGCTCACCGTCCTGCGCTTCGACCCGGACGAGGCGCGCCTCCTCGACTACCAGCTCGTGCAGGTCGGGACCGACGCCGCGGTGTCGGTGGGGCCGCGGGTCGCGTGGCCGCGTCCGGCGCCGGTCTCGGCGGCGCCCGACGAGCTCGCCGACGACGCGGCCGCGGACCCGGCCTCCTGA
- a CDS encoding LLM class F420-dependent oxidoreductase: protein MTHDIRIGVQLQPQHADYAQLRDAVRAAEDAGVDIIFNWDHFFPLYGDPDGKHFECWTMLGAWAEQTSRVEIGALVTCNSYRNPELLADMARTVDHISGGRLILGIGAGWFEKDYDEFGYEFGTAGSRIADLGEALPRIKARWQKSNPVPTRDIPILIGGGGEKKTLRIVAQHADAWHSFGDVETLRRKSAILDEHGEAVGRDASQVERSVAVQAPPGEVADELVAAGVTLFTVSAGGPDFDLSLTHEWVAWRDSRR, encoded by the coding sequence ATGACGCATGACATCCGCATCGGGGTCCAGCTCCAGCCGCAGCACGCCGACTACGCCCAGCTCCGCGACGCCGTCCGCGCCGCCGAGGACGCGGGCGTCGACATCATCTTCAACTGGGACCACTTCTTCCCGCTCTACGGCGACCCGGACGGCAAGCACTTCGAGTGCTGGACGATGCTGGGCGCGTGGGCCGAGCAGACGAGCCGCGTCGAGATCGGTGCGCTCGTGACCTGCAACTCCTACCGCAACCCCGAGCTGCTCGCGGACATGGCCCGGACGGTCGACCACATCTCGGGCGGGCGCCTGATCCTCGGGATCGGCGCGGGCTGGTTCGAGAAGGACTACGACGAGTTCGGCTACGAGTTCGGGACCGCCGGCTCGCGGATCGCGGACCTCGGTGAGGCGCTGCCGCGGATCAAGGCGCGGTGGCAGAAGTCGAACCCGGTGCCGACGCGGGACATCCCGATCCTCATCGGCGGCGGCGGCGAGAAGAAGACGCTGCGGATCGTCGCGCAGCACGCCGACGCGTGGCACTCGTTCGGCGACGTCGAGACGCTGCGGCGCAAGAGCGCGATCCTCGACGAGCACGGCGAGGCCGTCGGGCGTGACGCGTCGCAGGTCGAGCGTTCGGTCGCCGTGCAGGCGCCCCCGGGTGAGGTCGCGGACGAGCTCGTCGCGGCCGGCGTGACGCTGTTCACCGTGAGCGCCGGGGGACCGGACTTCGACCTGTCGCTGACCCACGAGTGGGTCGCGTGGCGGGACTCGCGCCGCTGA
- a CDS encoding glutathione S-transferase family protein — MVDEHSTAGSYVTQGSEFTRDMRYIATRITADGRDGYPVEAGRYRLVVARACPWANRSIIVRRLLGLEDAISMGVCGPTHDARSWTFDLDPGGVDPVLGIERIQDAYLARFPDYDRGITVPAIVDVATGEVVTNDFAQMTLDLSTEWTAFHRDGAPDLYPDPRRDEIDDVMRGVFRDVNNGVYRCGFAGSQEAYERAYDRLFARLDALSERLATQRYLVGDTLTEADVRLFTTLARFDAVYHGHFKCNRSKLTELPVLWAYARDLFQTPGFGDTTDFQHIKEHYYVVHEDVNPSRTVPKGPDLRGWLTPHHREQLGGRPFGDGTPPGPVRPGEEVPAAHTAAAMAG; from the coding sequence ATGGTCGACGAGCACAGCACCGCAGGGTCGTACGTCACGCAGGGCAGCGAGTTCACGCGCGACATGCGCTACATCGCGACCCGGATCACCGCGGACGGGCGCGACGGCTACCCCGTCGAGGCCGGCCGGTACCGCCTCGTCGTCGCGCGGGCGTGCCCGTGGGCGAACCGCTCGATCATCGTGCGGCGCCTGCTCGGGCTCGAGGACGCGATCTCGATGGGGGTGTGCGGCCCGACGCACGACGCGCGCTCGTGGACGTTCGACCTCGACCCCGGCGGCGTCGACCCGGTGCTCGGCATCGAGCGGATCCAGGACGCCTACCTCGCCCGGTTCCCCGACTACGACCGCGGCATCACGGTGCCCGCCATCGTCGACGTCGCGACCGGGGAGGTCGTGACGAACGACTTCGCCCAGATGACGCTCGACCTGTCGACCGAGTGGACGGCGTTCCACCGCGACGGCGCGCCGGACCTGTACCCGGACCCGCGCCGCGACGAGATCGACGACGTGATGCGCGGTGTCTTCCGGGACGTCAACAACGGCGTCTACCGGTGCGGGTTCGCGGGCTCGCAGGAGGCCTACGAGCGCGCCTACGACCGGCTCTTCGCCCGCCTCGACGCGCTCTCGGAGCGGCTCGCCACGCAGCGCTACCTCGTCGGCGACACCCTCACCGAGGCCGACGTGCGCCTGTTCACGACGCTCGCGCGGTTCGACGCCGTCTACCACGGGCACTTCAAGTGCAACCGGTCGAAGCTCACCGAGCTGCCGGTCCTGTGGGCGTACGCGCGCGATCTTTTCCAGACGCCTGGGTTCGGGGACACGACCGACTTCCAGCACATCAAGGAGCACTACTACGTGGTGCACGAGGACGTGAACCCCTCCCGCACCGTGCCGAAGGGGCCGGACCTGCGCGGGTGGCTCACGCCGCACCACCGCGAGCAGCTCGGCGGGCGCCCGTTCGGCGACGGCACGCCGCCCGGGCCCGTGCGACCGGGCGAGGAGGTCCCGGCCGCGCACACGGCCGCCGCGATGGCGGGCTGA
- a CDS encoding Ykof family thiamine-binding protein: protein MNPTLSPPPTAPAAPAVPPTPATPAQLGVGARFSLHPMTSDFVEVILGALAAGDASRLEVTTDDVSTFVRGQEADVLTYLRDVIAAAASGGVHVVAQVLLSRGCPGEVACELPDDVVLHPVDLPALAPTGLCASAHWALYPLDDGGPDPHGRERTADHMAGIYAAIDRARERGTLTRGEHFVTRLDGDLADVLATVADGWLLVGREVRHVTTHATISLGSPSTPGTSGTGTSGASGASGTGTSGAADEDAR, encoded by the coding sequence ATGAACCCGACGCTCTCCCCTCCCCCGACCGCCCCTGCCGCGCCGGCCGTGCCGCCCACGCCCGCGACGCCCGCGCAGCTTGGGGTCGGTGCACGCTTCTCGCTGCACCCCATGACGTCGGACTTCGTGGAGGTGATCCTCGGGGCGCTCGCGGCGGGCGACGCGAGCCGGCTCGAGGTCACGACCGACGACGTGTCGACGTTCGTCCGCGGCCAGGAGGCCGACGTGCTGACCTACCTGCGCGACGTGATCGCGGCCGCCGCCTCCGGGGGCGTGCACGTCGTCGCGCAGGTGCTGCTCTCGCGCGGGTGCCCCGGCGAGGTCGCGTGCGAGCTGCCCGACGACGTCGTGCTGCACCCCGTCGACCTCCCCGCGCTGGCCCCCACCGGGCTGTGCGCGAGCGCGCACTGGGCGCTCTACCCGCTCGACGACGGCGGTCCCGACCCGCACGGGCGGGAGCGGACCGCGGACCACATGGCCGGCATCTACGCGGCGATCGACCGGGCCCGCGAGCGCGGCACGCTGACGAGGGGCGAGCACTTCGTGACCCGGCTCGACGGCGACCTCGCCGACGTGCTCGCGACGGTGGCCGACGGCTGGCTGCTCGTCGGGCGCGAGGTCCGGCACGTCACCACGCACGCGACGATCTCGCTGGGCTCGCCGAGCACGCCCGGCACGTCCGGCACAGGCACGTCCGGCGCGTCCGGCGCGTCCGGCACAGGCACGTCCGGTGCGGCCGACGAGGACGCCCGATGA